The Microplitis mediator isolate UGA2020A chromosome 4, iyMicMedi2.1, whole genome shotgun sequence nucleotide sequence TTAATCACTTTGCGATACCTCTTACCACTTAATTCACTTTATCAGTGACCCGTAAGTTTAAtgcggacaaaaaaaaaaatcgtcaacAAAAAGGGAAAAAtcgagaaaattattaattaatattcgcGTTTCTGTAAAATCAAATGTGGTTTTATTGCGGATGACATACTAATTAACGTgtcgaataaattaaaaaattaaaaaaatacattaattgTACCTTTGatcacaaattaaataaataacttatcaAATGTCAAACTGACAGATGTGAcctaaaaactaataatttataaaaatgttctcgatctaaaatttttttttttcgttataagaattattgacttataactataattttttaatagcgtTAAGTATTTAAGGAAACGATCGAATTCTAAAGGTAAATGATCAGTAATAAGGACAATCTATTTAAGTTACAGAGACTgtttaatatgaaaattaaattgtctGGTTTGATTcatacattgaaaaaaattcgcggagtgaacgcggagtggatgactttttatttatttactcccCTTCAGagttaaatttactccgaaggggagttttggaaaatattaattataaaaaaaaattactaatgcATAGTGTTGGTGGTTGGTGTCACGACTAAATATTTGACCCTAAATATCTAACGTCAAAATATCTAAGAAATTAGATCTAATCCAAAAATATCTTGTACCATAATAGAATTAAAACCTGATCTAAAACCAAAAACGATGatcgttgattaaaatattttgtcattagatattttgtcgtcagatattttgaattagtTATTTAGTCATGTAACCAGTGTGGTTAGggcttataaaatttgaccttttaatgattttaaataaagaccGCGTTCCTGCGAAATCACTcggctcaaaaaaaaaattcttattcatTCTGTAggcagagtaattttttccaaaattccgTAACTCCGAGCGACGGAGTGATTTCTCACAGTGCAGTGTGTGCTACTAATTGCTTAATTAAATTggatatattaattatatatagtaaatAAGGATAAACTTACCTGTGATGATAACGTTGTATCTTTTTACAAGTGAGTGTGCTGGATCGATTTCCACCTGGCACTTGTAGAGCCCATTATCCCGAAGTGTTGCATATGCAATCTGTAATCTCCAGTTGTCCGGATATCTGAAACCACACCGAAGGAGAGCAGTCTAGTATGATAGGGTATAATGTATACAACACATGTTATTGAAAGGTATTGAAGGGCTTTAGTTGTCTCAATACGATAGCTATGAGATCTCAACCTCTGACACATTTGTATCAACCTATCTGAGCATCAATTGAGTTGTTCTGACAACAAAATCCGGCTAGTTTACCCTCTTTTTACATATCTTCTATACTATTCCAAATATTAAAttcgataaaatattttctatactacaaaaatattttatggacCTATCACTTTTAAAgggaattcaaatttatatatttgtttttatgatattacttttttatcaaattattgttttcatatttttaatttaacgctaAAAGCAGATAAAGAAGGGGAGGAATTGCTatcatatattcacaataatattaagtatgctgtcaaaaaaaattttgaataagtcGAGGGGGTTgtcatgataaaaattatcccgggtattttcattatatgaactcataaatttttatttagattgtaataaattaaaaaaaaattgcataaatgaaatttattgtttttgaatttgataaaatgtcattattatttattgtctgcagaaataaaatttaatacgaGGGTAAATACACTTACTGAAATTTTAAGCTGATCCTTTCATCTGCGCTGTACTGCACATTGCCTACGGTTAGAAGCCGAATTGAATCTTTATCATGTTGCAACCAGGTCACCTAGAACAGATTGTAGCAAAAAGTTGTAGAAAACATCTAAAcaatactaaaattttctcTATCCAATCTTCATCTAAGCTcgttacttttcaaatttccaaTTTCAAGTTTATTGATATTTGTGCGTCTGAAAAGTTGCTTGCTACAATTCTTAATCACAAATAAATTCGCTCAATAAAAGAACGACTTACGGCATACctagtaattttcaaaaaaaaaatagtgaattCATCTTTTccatgaatgaaaaaatttttggactttattttttcttttgctaATTATTATGGAGCTTCCACAgttaatgtaaaatatatgaaataatgtaatttattttctcatgatttatttatttgactaTAAACTCCACAGCCATAGCCAATTACAGGgtcatttttacataaaaatataaaaacaaaaaatatatttgcgGGCAGAGGATGAGCCTCCGAATAAAactaaacattatttttaacgttgcaatattatatagtaaaaaaatactaacaaaataaaaaagataatttttccttaaacatatacacactgtaaaaaattttttggacccggtgtagtgtaaatgtctcggtgtaaaaattttggtgtgaaaattacacgaaattcggtgttaaatttacacggaaagaaaattatgggaagttttcctatgcattatgggaatagttcccataatgttatgggaaccatccctataatatcataaaattttttttttgcacaatagtgtagaaatttcccaaaatttaaattttcttgaatgttttgtgcggacaaaaaattcttattaaaaattttaatgtttttttgccaaatacgattttttttttcaatgtttgaatttttgtttttatgtttaataatatttctgtgtattgtagaagtgattaccacacttctttaaattaattttttcattataatatgggaaccattcccataatattataggaatggttcctataatagtatgggaactattcccataatattatgggaatgattcctataatggtatacgaaccattccaattgcattatgggaatcattcccataatattatgggaatagttcccatactattataggaaccattcccataatattatgggaatggttcctataatttatgggaatggttcctataaattataggaaccattccaataaattataggaatgattcccataatattatagaaagtattcctataaattataggaaccattcctataattataggaaccattcctataattataggaaccattcctatagtgttatgggtatcattcccataattataggaactattcctataattatgggaatcattcctataattgtaggaaccgctcccataatttatggtcgtaattcctatgatgctataggaaaaaatttcacaaaattatgggaaccgctgccataatgttctttccgtgtaggcggtatgaatttaaaatttttacaccgccaaacgtgtaaatatataattcgtaataataataataatagataacTTTGCGTCAAGAAAatgaatcataaaaatatttaactgttcaaaatactatttaatatctaaataaaattaatgtaattattaattaagtagttaaaaatattcaatgatcgattgttgctcattaatcaaaattacgagtaacacggaatggtgtacaaaaagtagattacaccttgttaaaattacacggatggaaaatttacaccgagAGAATTTCATACCGTTATTTCACACTACACGGTCGTGTAAAGTTCACCGggttcatttttacaccgaaattttttacagtgcataaTAATAGATTTAGCGCAGTGAAGTTACTATTTTGCCAAGTGATGCATTTGATAAGCCCGTAGGACTGTCCATTATGTCAAGCAATCATAAGCAACTGTAAGTTTccgatttatttaattttccaaaaattgtttAGCGGgttacgaaaataaaaaagtttaagcgAGTGATATTTGTCTGACataaaacgataaaaaaaatgaaggaaagtaaatataaataagaaatCCGTAGGTTCATCCATTAAGTGTGGAAATCGTATAGCCGGTGATTCGCACGGTCGTTCGTCGAGCAATATTTATGGGGCGAGTACACGCGCCAATAAAAACAAACGAGCTAAAAATCCCGttgctttatttatataaataaatatagttatacaCACAAACTATTTACTACCGAGTCGAGATTGCTGAATTGAGTGGGTATatttgtctatatatatatatacgatgAACATACATAACATATACATGGatccatatatatgtacgaGGCCTCGTAAACTCGAACACGATACCGGATTTATAGAGATGAGGAATCATGGAATTCTCATGGCGAAACGCGGGTATTAAGGATGTATGAGCACGTTACTGAATGTTGCAAGTTGCAATGTACAGCCTGAAACTTGATACCAGTCGtacgtttttatttatttattttttattttattttgagtatCTTTTAATACCGGATTGTAACTGGAAACCGGTCGAAAACGCTTTACTTTTCATTCTATTGATCCGTAAATTGGGAATGAAAAGCTGTTTGACGATTTGTTGCCGAGCAATAGAGTATTTAcgtgaaattttcaaagacGTTTCGACGAACGCATAACGACGCACCAATCATCACTTTAACGATACACGATATTtgccgggtcaaaaataaaaactttcatTTATGGGTAACACgccaatgataaaaaaataataaaatttatattgtatgAAAAGTCCATTTATCCATACGTGAAGTTGTGCATGCACGTTTTCATGCAAATGCAGTCGCGAAGATAGAGAGTGCGAGTGAGGTACGAAATATATAAAGAGTTACAATAGGACAGTGTTAGAGAGCAAGATATCTATATtgtgtagatatatatgtgtatataaatgtatggaTCGCGTCTTTCGTAGAGACTCAAGCCCGGAAAATACTTGTTTTCATTTCCTGGTCTCGACTCTCACATCCTTCTTCTATCAGTTTCGCATTTGGTATTCTACGAAATACGAATCTCGCGAGAATTTAAAGCGTCTTACTCCTGCTTCTACTCTACTTCTACTGCTGCAACCATACGACTGCATTCAGTATTAGTGTATGTttgtaaatgataaaaaagagTAGGATTTAGATTGGCTCAGAAAGTTGCAAAGCCttggatacaaaaaaaaatatatatatgcatagataaaactataaatattaatatgtatgtatagatatatggAGTAAAAAGCACAAAAAGCTTGAagcatataaaaataaaatgtatagaTAAAGTAACAAGAAGATAATATCTTTATGTAAATGTTTACATCAGAGAAAACAAAAACCCGAGGCTGCTCAATATATCAGGTACTGTCACACTACGTAGAATTTTAACGAAAATATCAACTAGTGCTTGTGCTTGTAGAAAAGCCGTTaagaaaatagtaaaaaataaaattgctcgAGAAATACAATCTGATAAGTACCGAGATATTTAAAGAGGTGAAGTATTTGTTTAACTAAAAGGAAAATAGTTTACCTTTTTATCACCCAGAAGACCAATGCGGCAGTCCAGTAGAACGGTGCTGCCAATACGTTCCGTGATGTTGCGTCCGTCGACGTCGTCCAGAAAGTATGGTCCGTATTTGCCGAAAGAGCTGGGAATGCTTGGAATTTTGAACCCGGACAGGAAACTACGTTTCGTTGATGTGATAACTGGCGCACGGGTTCTGGCGATGTCGTCATCATCCATCGCAGTGTTCAACGAGGGCTTTATTTCATAGAATACTTTGCTGGGTTTGCCATCAACTAAATTGATGGAGGGCTTGGAATGATCTTTCTTCAAGTAAGGTGGTTTATCATCTTCTTGTTGATGAGAAGCGTTCTTGGAAAGCCACATACTTGCGCCCAATACTTGGGGTTCAACGATCAATGGCGTTTCAAGGGTGGCCTCTGCCAACTGCTCGATTTCTGAGTGGCTTGAAACGACCGTTGAGTTTCGAGTGTCTAAAGTGCTGGGAAATATCTGTTTGGCACTTTGCACTTGGACTGATGCCGTGAACATGGGTTTCGGTTTTCTCGAACTCGGTTCATCTAAATCAACTAATTGGTTCTGGGATTTAGGCTGTTTTTTATTTGGATCCGAGATCTCATCGTTGCCATCAGGTTGGATCGTTTCAGTAGCCCGAAATGCTGGAGGAATCAATGTGTCTGATGCAATTTCTACCGACTCATCAACTTGGGGTTTAGTGTCCGGTATTGTCTGAGTAAGGTTTTCCGCCCTCGGAAACTCTTGTTTAAAGTTTCTATCATTCCGTTTAACTCTGTTGTCTTGCTCTACTTCCGAAGGAATTATCCAACTCCATGGCTTtggatttataaataaaaaatcattttgttttcTAGAAGTTACTTCAGACAGTAATTTTTCAGATGGCATGTCAGCTGTTGTTGATGTTGTTGTTCTCATTGGGAGAATGGCGGTAGTGATGTTTGTCCATTTGGGATTGGAAAACATCTTCAATTCAGCAGCatccatttttattatcacgTTCTCGGTTACTTTAGTCTGATGTGCGGCGACCTCAATTTCAAGTTTTCCAACGCACTGGTCACAGGGAAATCCAGCAGAGCTACTTCTATTGCTGTTGTTGCTGATGTTGTCCTCATTTCGATGATTGACGTCCTCAACGATTGGATATTTCCTGTCCTCGGTTTCTGTAACAGCAATCGGAAAAACGCTCAACGTCTTTCCCATATCGATTTACTGAGGCTACGGTTTTTGTATACACCCATTGGGAAAGGAAATCTCGCGCTTCGATTGAGTCGAACGATGAAGAAAGAATTGGTTCATTCTGATGAAAAATCGTGGATTCCAAGTGCTATGTGGACAATGATTaatgtagatatttttttttttggacttgTTTTGTTCGCTAAGCacgttttcaaatatatatttgagaaattatatatatattaagagagaaagaaaaaatgtaaGTTACATTTTCAGTTGAGACGTGAACCAACTTGAACTCTGCTGCTGACAGTTCAATCACATAATCCTTTTTTAAAGCCTTGTTTTATTCTTTAATTCTACAATCTATTTTAGCGCAATCGTTTAGTGTCGACAacaaattcaattcaataattgtACTACCGTTTCCAACAGACCTCGAATattgaattatcaaaaaatatttttgaaagctTGTTAAATTTGATTACTCCGAAAAATTggctttatatttattgctgTATGGATATATTTGATTGAATGTAATATGATAAAatgtatttgaatttaaataaaagaccCCTTGACCTATTT carries:
- the LOC130666864 gene encoding uncharacterized protein LOC130666864 isoform X1; this encodes MRLLHKTTVVVIAILGGFSLMVSSETEDRKYPIVEDVNHRNEDNISNNSNRSSSAGFPCDQCVGKLEIEVAAHQTKVTENVIIKMDAAELKMFSNPKWTNITTAILPMRTTTSTTADMPSEKLLSEVTSRKQNDFLFINPKPWSWIIPSEVEQDNRVKRNDRNFKQEFPRAENLTQTIPDTKPQVDESVEIASDTLIPPAFRATETIQPDGNDEISDPNKKQPKSQNQLVDLDEPSSRKPKPMFTASVQVQSAKQIFPSTLDTRNSTVVSSHSEIEQLAEATLETPLIVEPQVLGASMWLSKNASHQQEDDKPPYLKKDHSKPSINLVDGKPSKVFYEIKPSLNTAMDDDDIARTRAPVITSTKRSFLSGFKIPSIPSSFGKYGPYFLDDVDGRNITERIGSTVLLDCRIGLLGDKKVTWLQHDKDSIRLLTVGNVQYSADERISLKFQYPDNWRLQIAYATLRDNGLYKCQVEIDPAHSLVKRYNVIITAPVLNITDDSGRAISGERHLKAGSALRLRCEGRDILERLNESLLWTRGDETLTSNVSENRTTEIADDKEISVIVSSLTIEKASPRHAGNYSCIVPERAKTTIAVHVLNGELPAAVHGSGVSRAVLNIWLIHLTISSGFFR
- the LOC130666864 gene encoding uncharacterized protein LOC130666864 isoform X3 is translated as MRLLHKTTVVVIAILGGFSLMVSSETEDRKYPIVEDVNHRNEDNISNNSNRSSSAGFPCDQCVGKLEIEVAAHQTKVTENVIIKMDAAELKMFSNPKWTNITTAILPMRTTTSTTADMPSEKLLSEVTSRKQNDFLFINPKPWSWIIPSEVEQDNRVKRNDRNFKQEFPRAENLTQTIPDTKPQVDESVEIASDTLIPPAFRATETIQPDGNDEISDPNKKQPKSQNQLVDLDEPSSRKPKPMFTASVQVQSAKQIFPSTLDTRNSTVVSSHSEIEQLAEATLETPLIVEPQVLGASMWLSKNASHQQEDDKPPYLKKDHSKPSINLVDGKPSKVFYEIKPSLNTAMDDDDIARTRAPVITSTKRSFLSGFKIPSIPSSFGKYGPYFLDDVDGRNITERIGSTVLLDCRIGLLGDKKVTWLQHDKDSIRLLTVGNVQYSADERISLKFQYPDNWRLQIAYATLRDNGLYKCQVEIDPAHSLVKRYNVIITGELPAAVHGSGVSRAVLNIWLIHLTISSGFFR
- the LOC130666864 gene encoding uncharacterized protein LOC130666864 isoform X2; the protein is MDAAELKMFSNPKWTNITTAILPMRTTTSTTADMPSEKLLSEVTSRKQNDFLFINPKPWSWIIPSEVEQDNRVKRNDRNFKQEFPRAENLTQTIPDTKPQVDESVEIASDTLIPPAFRATETIQPDGNDEISDPNKKQPKSQNQLVDLDEPSSRKPKPMFTASVQVQSAKQIFPSTLDTRNSTVVSSHSEIEQLAEATLETPLIVEPQVLGASMWLSKNASHQQEDDKPPYLKKDHSKPSINLVDGKPSKVFYEIKPSLNTAMDDDDIARTRAPVITSTKRSFLSGFKIPSIPSSFGKYGPYFLDDVDGRNITERIGSTVLLDCRIGLLGDKKVTWLQHDKDSIRLLTVGNVQYSADERISLKFQYPDNWRLQIAYATLRDNGLYKCQVEIDPAHSLVKRYNVIITAPVLNITDDSGRAISGERHLKAGSALRLRCEGRDILERLNESLLWTRGDETLTSNVSENRTTEIADDKEISVIVSSLTIEKASPRHAGNYSCIVPERAKTTIAVHVLNGELPAAVHGSGVSRAVLNIWLIHLTISSGFFR